The Candidatus Dependentiae bacterium genome segment GATCTGCGCGACGCCCTTTTTCTATCTCACGTCCACTACGTTCACTCATTCCAGATTTGGCCGCACTGACGACCTGTGTTTTACCTTCTTTTATCGCTTTCATGTATATCTCCAGCTGGTTCGACGTAAGCCATTGTCCAGACATCTAAGCACTCCAAAAGTGTTCAATGTCCTTTAACAATAGCTAGTTAAGACCGGCAGTCCTAATTGTCGTCAACCGGCAAAGATAATTGTCGCCTAATAATGATGAAACATAATTTTTCTTAAATAATTTTTCTAAGGCATGATAATGGACTTCTTTCAGTTGATACTCACGCTTTAAGTTTGTGATACGTTTCTTTAAATTATTAGCTTGCCCAAGCGCGATGCTCTTTTCTTGATGCGAAATAATATATAAAAGATCACCTTTTTTGACAGCCTTACCTTCTTCTACAAAAGCTTTATCAACAATCCCTGAAAATTCAGATTCAACTGAAACAATACCATTTTCCGAG includes the following:
- a CDS encoding biotin/lipoyl-binding protein, which encodes MDSENGIVSVESEFSGIVDKAFVEEGKAVKKGDLLYIISHQEKSIALGQANNLKKRITNLKREYQLKEVHYHALEKLFKKNYVSSLLGDNYLCRLTTIRTAGLN